A genomic region of Pseudomonadota bacterium contains the following coding sequences:
- a CDS encoding isochorismatase family protein, translating into MSGALELIPHACGLCVVDIQQKLAESMPEKVLKGTLRNWLNWIEAARVLGMPAVVSEQFPKGLGRTLPVVAESVLRLPRERVLLFDKLTFSCGAVPAFGQWITATGRNQWIVIGMEAHVSIYQTARAMVASGQVVHVPRDAVIARTMANWETGLRLIEEAGALVTSTEAAVFDLLKRAGTEEFSQLSRVVK; encoded by the coding sequence ATGTCCGGAGCACTTGAGCTCATTCCGCACGCCTGCGGGCTCTGCGTCGTCGACATTCAGCAGAAGCTGGCCGAGTCGATGCCGGAGAAGGTCCTCAAGGGCACGCTGCGCAACTGGCTCAATTGGATCGAGGCCGCCCGAGTCCTGGGCATGCCTGCGGTCGTCAGCGAGCAGTTCCCCAAGGGCCTTGGGCGCACGCTCCCGGTCGTCGCCGAGTCCGTGCTGCGGCTGCCCCGCGAGCGTGTCCTGCTCTTCGACAAGCTGACCTTCTCCTGCGGCGCGGTGCCCGCCTTCGGTCAGTGGATCACGGCGACGGGGCGTAACCAGTGGATCGTGATCGGGATGGAGGCGCACGTCTCGATCTACCAGACCGCGCGAGCGATGGTCGCCTCGGGTCAGGTCGTGCACGTGCCCCGCGACGCGGTGATCGCGCGCACGATGGCCAACTGGGAGACGGGACTGCGGCTGATCGAGGAGGCGGGCGCGCTGGTGACGAGCACGGAGGCTGCTGTCTTCGACCTCCTCAAGCGGGCGGGTACGGAGGAGTTCTCGCAGCTCTCGCGCGTCGTCAAGTAG
- a CDS encoding cyclic nucleotide-binding domain-containing protein, whose amino-acid sequence MQVEFWAVTDTGKQRSHNEDNYLIDKNLRLFVVADGMGGHAAGEVASSLCVRRVRDAVGENRDIIESFESGKGADRNDVLHVLEHAVQAACSAIYERAQEQPDKRGMGTTCSLLLLTKERGFLAHVGDSRIYLMRERQVHQLSEDHSLVNELARRGKLRPDQIDSSVYRDFRNAVTRAVGVYESVEVDTLDFDVLPGDRFVLCSDGLHFYFTELEQMAAVLDHDDVRAATQRLVDVANAGGGHDNITAVVVRVAVSAGEEDRVRDVSLKLEVLKGMPIFSYLGYKELVRVLNSMQVRDYADGGSIIREGTPGDELFLILDGEVRLQKGDTFVATLHRGDHFGEMALVDNAPRSASGTASAAARLLVLRRADFYEIIRSESALSVKLLWSLVQVLVRRLRKTTADLSGALAEAALPDLTNDAFDDTTSSR is encoded by the coding sequence GTGCAAGTCGAGTTCTGGGCCGTCACTGATACCGGCAAGCAGCGCAGCCATAACGAGGACAACTACCTCATCGACAAGAACCTGCGCCTGTTCGTCGTCGCCGACGGCATGGGCGGGCACGCTGCCGGAGAGGTTGCCTCATCGCTGTGCGTGCGTCGCGTCCGCGACGCCGTCGGCGAGAACCGCGACATCATTGAGAGCTTCGAGTCCGGCAAAGGCGCCGACCGCAACGATGTCTTGCACGTGCTCGAGCACGCCGTGCAGGCCGCCTGCTCCGCGATCTACGAGCGGGCCCAGGAACAGCCGGACAAGCGAGGCATGGGGACCACCTGCAGCCTGCTGCTCTTGACGAAAGAACGCGGCTTCCTGGCCCACGTCGGTGACAGCCGAATCTACTTGATGCGCGAGCGCCAGGTTCACCAGCTCTCCGAGGATCATTCCCTGGTCAACGAGCTCGCGCGCCGGGGCAAGCTGCGCCCCGATCAAATCGACAGCTCCGTCTATCGCGACTTCAGGAACGCGGTCACCCGCGCCGTCGGTGTCTACGAATCGGTCGAGGTCGACACGCTCGACTTCGACGTCCTGCCCGGCGATCGCTTCGTGCTCTGCAGCGACGGTCTGCACTTCTATTTCACCGAGCTGGAGCAGATGGCCGCGGTGCTCGACCACGACGATGTGCGCGCGGCTACCCAGCGCCTCGTTGACGTCGCCAACGCCGGCGGTGGACACGACAACATCACCGCGGTCGTCGTCCGGGTGGCCGTCAGCGCCGGTGAGGAGGATCGCGTACGCGACGTCAGCCTCAAGCTCGAGGTCTTGAAGGGGATGCCGATCTTCTCCTACCTCGGCTACAAGGAGCTCGTGCGCGTGCTGAACAGCATGCAGGTCCGCGACTACGCCGATGGCGGGTCGATCATTCGCGAGGGGACGCCCGGTGATGAGCTCTTTCTGATCCTCGACGGCGAGGTGCGCCTCCAGAAGGGCGACACCTTCGTCGCGACGCTGCACCGCGGCGACCACTTCGGAGAGATGGCCCTGGTCGACAACGCGCCGCGCAGCGCCAGCGGCACGGCCAGCGCCGCCGCGCGCCTGCTGGTGCTGCGACGTGCCGACTTCTACGAGATCATCCGCAGCGAGAGCGCGCTGTCGGTCAAGCTGCTCTGGAGTCTGGTCCAGGTGCTGGTACGCCGACTGCGCAAGACCACCGCGGACTTGTCGGGCGCCCTCGCCGAGGCCGCCCTGCCCGATCTGACGAACGACGCCTTCGACGACACCACCAGCAGCCGCTGA